One genomic region from Prionailurus bengalensis isolate Pbe53 chromosome C1, Fcat_Pben_1.1_paternal_pri, whole genome shotgun sequence encodes:
- the PRPF3 gene encoding U4/U6 small nuclear ribonucleoprotein Prp3 isoform X2, whose translation MALSKRELDELKPWIEKTVKRVLGFSEPTVVTAALNCVGKGMDKKKAADHLKPFLDDSTLRFVDKLFEAVEEGRSSRHSKSSSDRSRKRELKEVFGDDSEISKESSGVKKRRIPRFEEVEEEPEVIPGPPSESPGMLTKLQIKQMMEAATRQIEERKKQLSFISPPTPQPKTPSSSQPERLPIGNTIQPSQAATFMNDAIEKARKAAELQARIQAQLALKPGLIGNANMVGLANLHAMGIAPPKVELKDQTKPTPLILDEQGRTVDATGKEIELTHRMPTLKANIRAVKREQFKQQLKEKPSEDMESNTFFDPRVSIAPSQRQRRTFKFHDKGKFEKIAQRLRTKAQLEKLQAEISQAARKTGIHTSTRLALIAPKKELKEGDIPEIEWWDSYIIPNGFDLTEENPKREDYFGITNLVEHPAQLNPPVDNDTPVTLGVYLTKKEQKKLRRQTRREAQKELQEKVRLGLMPPPEPKVRISNLMRVLGTEAVQDPTKVEAHVRAQMAKRQKAHEEANAARKLTAEQRKVKKIKKLKEDISQGVHISVYRVRNLSNPAKKFKIEANAGQLYLTGVVVLHKDVNVVVVEGGPKAQKKFKRLMLHRIKWDEQTSNTKGDGYGQRPELWGDEVQTVPYREHGSRALQKAWG comes from the exons ATGGCACTGTCTAAGAGGGAGCTGGATGAACTGAAGCCATGGATAGAGAAGACAGTGAAGAGGGTGCTGGGTTTCTCAGAGCCCACAGTGGTCACAGCAGCACTGAACTGTGTGGGGAAGGGCATGGACAAGAAGAAGGCAGCTG aCCATCTGAAACCTTTTCTTGATGATTCTACTCTCCGATTTGTGGACAAACTATTTGAGGCTGTGGAGGAAGGCCGGAGCTCTAGACATTCCAAGTCTAGCAGTGACAGGAGCAGAAAACGAGAGCTAAAG GAAGTGTTTGGTGATGACTCTGAGATCTCCAAGGAATCATCAGGAGTAAAGAAGCGACGGATACCACGTTTtgaggaggtggaagaggagcCTGAAGTGATCCCTGGGCCCCCCTCAGAGAGTCCTGGCATGCTGACTAAGCTCCAG ATCAAACAGATGATGGAGGCAGCAACACGGCAAATTGAGGAGAGGAAAAAACAGCTGAGCTTCATTAGCCCCCCTACACCTCAG CCAAAGACTCCTTCTTCTTCCCAGCCAGAGCGACTTCCAATTGGCAACACTATTCAGCCCTCCCAGGCTGCCACTTTCATGAATGATGCCATTGAGAAGGCGAGGAAAGCAGCTGAACTACAAGCCCGCATCCAAGCCCAGCTGGCACTGAAGCCAGGGCTCATTGGCAACGCCAACATGGTGGGCCTGGCCAATCTCCACGCCATGGGCATTGCTCCCCC GAAGGTGGAGTTAAAAGATCAAACTAAACCTACACCACTGATTCTCGACGAGCAAGGTCGCACTGTAGATGCAACAGGCAAAGAGATTGAGCTGACACATCGCATGCCCACTCTGAAGGCCAATATTCGTGCTGTGAAAAGGGAACAGTTCAAACAACAGCTAAAAGAAAAGCCATCAGAAGACATGGAGTCTAATACTTTTTTTGACCCTCGAGTCTCAATTGCCCCTTCCCAGCGCCAGAGACGCACTTTTAAATTCCATGACAAGGGCAAATTTGAGAAGATTGCCCAACGATTACGGACAAAG GCTCAACTGGAGAAGCTGCAGGCAGAGATCTCACAGGCAGCTCGAAAAACAGGCATCCATACTTCCACTAGGCTGGCCCTCATTGCTCCtaaaaaagaactaaaggaagGCGATATCCCTGAAATTGAGTGGTGGGACTCTTACATCATCCCCAATGGCTTTGACCT TACAGAGGAAAATCCCAAGAGAGAAGATTATTTTGGAATCACAAATCTTGTTGAACATCCAGCCCAACTCAACCCTCCAG TTGACAATGACACACCAGTTACTCTGGGGGTATATCTTACcaagaaggaacagaagaaactTCGAAGGCAAACAAGGAGGGAAGCACAGAAGGAACTACAAGAGAAAGTCAGGCTAGGCCTGATGCCTCCTCCAGAACCCAAAG TGAGAATTTCAAATTTGATGCGAGTATTAGGAACAGAAGCTGTTCAAGACCCCACGAAGGTAGAAGCCCATGTCAGAGCTCAGATGGCAAAAAGACAGAA AGCGCATGAAGAGGCCAACGCTGCCCGAAAACTTACAGCAGAACAGAGAAAggtcaagaaaattaaaaagcttaaAGAAGACATTTCACAGGGGGTACACATATCTGTATATAG AGTTCGAAATTTGAGCAACCCAGCCAAGAAGTTCAAGATTGAGGCCAATGCTGGGCAACTGTACCTGACAGGGGTGGTGGTACTGCACAAGGATGTCAACGTGGTAGTAGTGGAAGGGG GCCCCAAGGCCCAGAAGAAATTTAAGCGTCTTATGCTGCATCGGATAAAGTGGGATGAACAGACATCTAACACAAAGGGAGATG GGTACGGCCAAAGACCGGAGCTTTGGGGAGATGAAGTTCAAACAGTGCCCTACAGAGAACATGGCTCGAGAGCACTTCAAAAAGCATGGGGCTGA
- the PRPF3 gene encoding U4/U6 small nuclear ribonucleoprotein Prp3 isoform X1 — protein MALSKRELDELKPWIEKTVKRVLGFSEPTVVTAALNCVGKGMDKKKAADHLKPFLDDSTLRFVDKLFEAVEEGRSSRHSKSSSDRSRKRELKEVFGDDSEISKESSGVKKRRIPRFEEVEEEPEVIPGPPSESPGMLTKLQIKQMMEAATRQIEERKKQLSFISPPTPQPKTPSSSQPERLPIGNTIQPSQAATFMNDAIEKARKAAELQARIQAQLALKPGLIGNANMVGLANLHAMGIAPPKVELKDQTKPTPLILDEQGRTVDATGKEIELTHRMPTLKANIRAVKREQFKQQLKEKPSEDMESNTFFDPRVSIAPSQRQRRTFKFHDKGKFEKIAQRLRTKAQLEKLQAEISQAARKTGIHTSTRLALIAPKKELKEGDIPEIEWWDSYIIPNGFDLTEENPKREDYFGITNLVEHPAQLNPPVDNDTPVTLGVYLTKKEQKKLRRQTRREAQKELQEKVRLGLMPPPEPKVRISNLMRVLGTEAVQDPTKVEAHVRAQMAKRQKAHEEANAARKLTAEQRKVKKIKKLKEDISQGVHISVYRVRNLSNPAKKFKIEANAGQLYLTGVVVLHKDVNVVVVEGGPKAQKKFKRLMLHRIKWDEQTSNTKGDDDEESDEEAVKKTNKCVLVWEGTAKDRSFGEMKFKQCPTENMAREHFKKHGAEHYWDLALSESVLESTD, from the exons ATGGCACTGTCTAAGAGGGAGCTGGATGAACTGAAGCCATGGATAGAGAAGACAGTGAAGAGGGTGCTGGGTTTCTCAGAGCCCACAGTGGTCACAGCAGCACTGAACTGTGTGGGGAAGGGCATGGACAAGAAGAAGGCAGCTG aCCATCTGAAACCTTTTCTTGATGATTCTACTCTCCGATTTGTGGACAAACTATTTGAGGCTGTGGAGGAAGGCCGGAGCTCTAGACATTCCAAGTCTAGCAGTGACAGGAGCAGAAAACGAGAGCTAAAG GAAGTGTTTGGTGATGACTCTGAGATCTCCAAGGAATCATCAGGAGTAAAGAAGCGACGGATACCACGTTTtgaggaggtggaagaggagcCTGAAGTGATCCCTGGGCCCCCCTCAGAGAGTCCTGGCATGCTGACTAAGCTCCAG ATCAAACAGATGATGGAGGCAGCAACACGGCAAATTGAGGAGAGGAAAAAACAGCTGAGCTTCATTAGCCCCCCTACACCTCAG CCAAAGACTCCTTCTTCTTCCCAGCCAGAGCGACTTCCAATTGGCAACACTATTCAGCCCTCCCAGGCTGCCACTTTCATGAATGATGCCATTGAGAAGGCGAGGAAAGCAGCTGAACTACAAGCCCGCATCCAAGCCCAGCTGGCACTGAAGCCAGGGCTCATTGGCAACGCCAACATGGTGGGCCTGGCCAATCTCCACGCCATGGGCATTGCTCCCCC GAAGGTGGAGTTAAAAGATCAAACTAAACCTACACCACTGATTCTCGACGAGCAAGGTCGCACTGTAGATGCAACAGGCAAAGAGATTGAGCTGACACATCGCATGCCCACTCTGAAGGCCAATATTCGTGCTGTGAAAAGGGAACAGTTCAAACAACAGCTAAAAGAAAAGCCATCAGAAGACATGGAGTCTAATACTTTTTTTGACCCTCGAGTCTCAATTGCCCCTTCCCAGCGCCAGAGACGCACTTTTAAATTCCATGACAAGGGCAAATTTGAGAAGATTGCCCAACGATTACGGACAAAG GCTCAACTGGAGAAGCTGCAGGCAGAGATCTCACAGGCAGCTCGAAAAACAGGCATCCATACTTCCACTAGGCTGGCCCTCATTGCTCCtaaaaaagaactaaaggaagGCGATATCCCTGAAATTGAGTGGTGGGACTCTTACATCATCCCCAATGGCTTTGACCT TACAGAGGAAAATCCCAAGAGAGAAGATTATTTTGGAATCACAAATCTTGTTGAACATCCAGCCCAACTCAACCCTCCAG TTGACAATGACACACCAGTTACTCTGGGGGTATATCTTACcaagaaggaacagaagaaactTCGAAGGCAAACAAGGAGGGAAGCACAGAAGGAACTACAAGAGAAAGTCAGGCTAGGCCTGATGCCTCCTCCAGAACCCAAAG TGAGAATTTCAAATTTGATGCGAGTATTAGGAACAGAAGCTGTTCAAGACCCCACGAAGGTAGAAGCCCATGTCAGAGCTCAGATGGCAAAAAGACAGAA AGCGCATGAAGAGGCCAACGCTGCCCGAAAACTTACAGCAGAACAGAGAAAggtcaagaaaattaaaaagcttaaAGAAGACATTTCACAGGGGGTACACATATCTGTATATAG AGTTCGAAATTTGAGCAACCCAGCCAAGAAGTTCAAGATTGAGGCCAATGCTGGGCAACTGTACCTGACAGGGGTGGTGGTACTGCACAAGGATGTCAACGTGGTAGTAGTGGAAGGGG GCCCCAAGGCCCAGAAGAAATTTAAGCGTCTTATGCTGCATCGGATAAAGTGGGATGAACAGACATCTAACACAAAGGGAGATG ATGATGAGGAATCTGATGAGGAAGCTGTGAAGAAAACCAACAAATGTGTACTAGTCTGGGAG GGTACGGCCAAAGACCGGAGCTTTGGGGAGATGAAGTTCAAACAGTGCCCTACAGAGAACATGGCTCGAGAGCACTTCAAAAAGCATGGGGCTGAACACTACTGGGACCTTGCTCTGAGTGAATCTGTGTTGGAGTCCACCGACTGA
- the PRPF3 gene encoding U4/U6 small nuclear ribonucleoprotein Prp3 isoform X3, which translates to MLTKLQIKQMMEAATRQIEERKKQLSFISPPTPQPKTPSSSQPERLPIGNTIQPSQAATFMNDAIEKARKAAELQARIQAQLALKPGLIGNANMVGLANLHAMGIAPPKVELKDQTKPTPLILDEQGRTVDATGKEIELTHRMPTLKANIRAVKREQFKQQLKEKPSEDMESNTFFDPRVSIAPSQRQRRTFKFHDKGKFEKIAQRLRTKAQLEKLQAEISQAARKTGIHTSTRLALIAPKKELKEGDIPEIEWWDSYIIPNGFDLTEENPKREDYFGITNLVEHPAQLNPPVDNDTPVTLGVYLTKKEQKKLRRQTRREAQKELQEKVRLGLMPPPEPKVRISNLMRVLGTEAVQDPTKVEAHVRAQMAKRQKAHEEANAARKLTAEQRKVKKIKKLKEDISQGVHISVYRVRNLSNPAKKFKIEANAGQLYLTGVVVLHKDVNVVVVEGGPKAQKKFKRLMLHRIKWDEQTSNTKGDDDEESDEEAVKKTNKCVLVWEGTAKDRSFGEMKFKQCPTENMAREHFKKHGAEHYWDLALSESVLESTD; encoded by the exons ATGCTGACTAAGCTCCAG ATCAAACAGATGATGGAGGCAGCAACACGGCAAATTGAGGAGAGGAAAAAACAGCTGAGCTTCATTAGCCCCCCTACACCTCAG CCAAAGACTCCTTCTTCTTCCCAGCCAGAGCGACTTCCAATTGGCAACACTATTCAGCCCTCCCAGGCTGCCACTTTCATGAATGATGCCATTGAGAAGGCGAGGAAAGCAGCTGAACTACAAGCCCGCATCCAAGCCCAGCTGGCACTGAAGCCAGGGCTCATTGGCAACGCCAACATGGTGGGCCTGGCCAATCTCCACGCCATGGGCATTGCTCCCCC GAAGGTGGAGTTAAAAGATCAAACTAAACCTACACCACTGATTCTCGACGAGCAAGGTCGCACTGTAGATGCAACAGGCAAAGAGATTGAGCTGACACATCGCATGCCCACTCTGAAGGCCAATATTCGTGCTGTGAAAAGGGAACAGTTCAAACAACAGCTAAAAGAAAAGCCATCAGAAGACATGGAGTCTAATACTTTTTTTGACCCTCGAGTCTCAATTGCCCCTTCCCAGCGCCAGAGACGCACTTTTAAATTCCATGACAAGGGCAAATTTGAGAAGATTGCCCAACGATTACGGACAAAG GCTCAACTGGAGAAGCTGCAGGCAGAGATCTCACAGGCAGCTCGAAAAACAGGCATCCATACTTCCACTAGGCTGGCCCTCATTGCTCCtaaaaaagaactaaaggaagGCGATATCCCTGAAATTGAGTGGTGGGACTCTTACATCATCCCCAATGGCTTTGACCT TACAGAGGAAAATCCCAAGAGAGAAGATTATTTTGGAATCACAAATCTTGTTGAACATCCAGCCCAACTCAACCCTCCAG TTGACAATGACACACCAGTTACTCTGGGGGTATATCTTACcaagaaggaacagaagaaactTCGAAGGCAAACAAGGAGGGAAGCACAGAAGGAACTACAAGAGAAAGTCAGGCTAGGCCTGATGCCTCCTCCAGAACCCAAAG TGAGAATTTCAAATTTGATGCGAGTATTAGGAACAGAAGCTGTTCAAGACCCCACGAAGGTAGAAGCCCATGTCAGAGCTCAGATGGCAAAAAGACAGAA AGCGCATGAAGAGGCCAACGCTGCCCGAAAACTTACAGCAGAACAGAGAAAggtcaagaaaattaaaaagcttaaAGAAGACATTTCACAGGGGGTACACATATCTGTATATAG AGTTCGAAATTTGAGCAACCCAGCCAAGAAGTTCAAGATTGAGGCCAATGCTGGGCAACTGTACCTGACAGGGGTGGTGGTACTGCACAAGGATGTCAACGTGGTAGTAGTGGAAGGGG GCCCCAAGGCCCAGAAGAAATTTAAGCGTCTTATGCTGCATCGGATAAAGTGGGATGAACAGACATCTAACACAAAGGGAGATG ATGATGAGGAATCTGATGAGGAAGCTGTGAAGAAAACCAACAAATGTGTACTAGTCTGGGAG GGTACGGCCAAAGACCGGAGCTTTGGGGAGATGAAGTTCAAACAGTGCCCTACAGAGAACATGGCTCGAGAGCACTTCAAAAAGCATGGGGCTGAACACTACTGGGACCTTGCTCTGAGTGAATCTGTGTTGGAGTCCACCGACTGA